From Primulina tabacum isolate GXHZ01 chromosome 2, ASM2559414v2, whole genome shotgun sequence, one genomic window encodes:
- the LOC142537286 gene encoding uncharacterized protein LOC142537286: MEDGVEDLLDLFGDEEQEQHHARGGVIGDLISAFVSKNSAEEEDKGQEKDGKFEENEKSPSEEGGGFGSGLMDDLVSHLPAASDIVVAAPSNDEASILIHSVVHE; the protein is encoded by the exons ATGGAAGATGGTGTTGAAGATCTCCTCGATTTATTCGGGGACGAAGAACAAGAGCAGCATCATGCAAGAGGTGGGGTGATAGGCGATTTGATTTCCGCTTTTGTTTCGAAAAATAGCGCCGAAGAGGAAGACAAGGGAC aagaaaaagatgggaaatttgaagaaaatgaaaaatctcCGTCAGAAGAAGGCGGCGGCTTTGGCTCGGGCTTGATGGATGATCTCGTCTCTCACTTGCCGGCTGCGTCGGACATTGTGGTGGCAGCTCCATCGAATGACGAGGCCTCGATCTTGATTCATTCAGTAGTTCATGAGTAG
- the LOC142525898 gene encoding small ribosomal subunit protein eS4x-like: protein MARGLKKHLKRLNAPKHWMLDKLGGAFAPKPSSGPHKSRECLPLILIIRNRLKYALTYREVIAILMQRHVLVDGKVRTDKTYPSGFMDVVSIPKTNENFRLMYDTKGRFRLHSIRDEEAKFKLCKVRSVQFGKKGIPYLNTYDGRTIRYPDPLIKANDTIKLDLETCKIVDFIKFDVGNVVMVTGGRNRGRVGVIKNREKHKGSFETIHVQDSTGHEFATRLGNVFTIGKGTKPWVSLPKGKGIKLSIIEEARKRIAAQSAATA, encoded by the exons ATG GCCAGAGGTTTGAAGAAACACTTGAAGAGGCTCAATGCCCCAAAGCACTGGATGTTGGACAAGCTTGGTGGTGCTTTT GCGCCCAAACCATCATCTGGACCTCACAAATCCAGAGAATGCTTGCCCTTGATTCTTATCATAAGGAATAGACTAAAATATGCACTCACTTATCGTGAGGTCATTGCCATTCTGATGCAACGCCATGTCCTCGTTGATGGGAAGGTCAGGACTGATAAGACGTATCCTTCTGGGTTCATGG ATGTTGTCTCTATTCCAAAGACCAATGAAAATTTCCGCTTGATGTATGACACCAAGGGTCGATTCCGTCTTCACTCTATACGGGATGAGGAGGCCAAG TTTAAGCTTTGTAAAGTTCGTTCAGTtcaatttgggaagaaaggtaTTCCTTACCTCAACACATATGATGGAAGGACAATTCGATATCCAGATCCTCTGATCAAGGCCAACGACACCATCAAACTTGACCTTGAGACCTGCAAAATCGTTGATTTCATCAAGTTTGATGTTGGGAACGTTGTGATGGTGACTGGTGGTAGGAACAGAGGACGAGTTGGAGTAATCAAGAACCGTGAGAAGCACAAGGGAAGTTTTGAGACTATTCACGTTCAAGATTCTACAGGGCACGAATTTGCTACTCGACTGGGCAATGTTTTCACAATTGGGAAGGGAACAAAGCCTTGGGTGTCTCTTCCAAAGGGTAAAGGTATCAAGTTGTCTATCATTGAGGAGGCCAGGAAGAGGATTGCTGCTCAGTCTGCTGCAACAGCTTAA
- the LOC142537287 gene encoding abscisic acid receptor PYL4-like, with protein sequence MPSDLPKSSLLLQRINQAPTAACKQSYCRPTAAQVPEHVAGYHDHDAGPNQCCSAVTRLISAPVSAVWPVVRRFDNPQAYKHFVKSCHVILGDGGVGTLRKISVISGLPAASSIERLEILDDERNVISFSVVGGDHRLANYRSVTTLHKAADDCGTVIVESYVVDVPEGNTVEETRLFVDTIVKCNLQSLAQIAENSTRRNPSSY encoded by the coding sequence ATGCCTTCCGATCTCCCTAAATCTTCCCTTCTACTCCAAAGAATCAACCAAGCCCCCACCGCCGCATGCAAACAATCTTACTGCCGGCCCACCGCAGCCCAGGTCCCGGAACACGTCGCCGGATACCATGACCACGATGCAGGACCCAACCAGTGCTGCTCCGCCGTCACCCGACTCATCTCCGCCCCAGTATCGGCAGTATGGCCAGTCGTCCGCCGCTTCGACAACCCACAAGCCTACAAACATTTCGTCAAGAGCTGCCACGTCATCCTCGGAGACGGCGGCGTGGGAACCCTCCGAAAAATCAGTGTAATATCCGGGCTTCCCGCTGCCAGCAGCATCGAGCGGCTGGAGATCCTGGACGACGAGCGGAATGTGATCAGCTTCAGCGTGGTAGGCGGGGACCACCGGCTGGCCAACTACCGCTCCGTGACCACCCTCCATAAGGCTGCTGACGACTGTGGCACGGTGATCGTAGAGTCCTACGTTGTTGACGTGCCGGAAGGTAATACAGTAGAAGAAACCCGACTGTTTGTGGACACGATAGTTAAATGCAATCTTCAGTCCTTAGCTCAGATCGCGGAGAATTCAACCAGACGTAACCCTTCTTCATAttaa
- the LOC142525904 gene encoding uncharacterized protein At5g01610-like, with product MDQILNKVGAYWLGQKANKEIGSVGDDINSLSSSIEGGAKWLVNKMKGKMQKPLPELLKEYDLAIGIFPRDSTHYEFNEETRKLTVYIPSVCEVGYRDSSVLRFSDIVTGYLEKGKLSDIDGIKTKVMVWVKVTCISSQNAKLYFTAGMKKSRNRDAYEVLRDGISVEKF from the exons ATGGATCAAATATTGAATAAGGTGGGGGCTTACTGGTTGGGTCAAAAGGCGAACAAGGAGATTGGCTCAGTTGGCGACGATATTAAT TCATTGTCAAGCAGTATTGAAGGGGGAGCCAAGTGGTTGGTTAACAAGATGAAAG GAAAAATGCAAAAGCCGTTGCCTGAGCTCCTCAAGGAGTATGATCTTGCAATAGGCATCTTCCCACGTGATTCGACCCATTATGAGTTCAACGAGGAGACTAGAAAGCTTACTGTTTACATTCCTTCAGTCTGTGAAGTGGGTTACAGAGATTCATCCGTGCTGCGTTTCTCAGACATTGTAACTGGTTATTTGGAGAAAGGCAAGTTGTCTGATATTGACGGCATCAAGACTAAAGTGATGGTGTGGGTCAAAGTGACATGTATTTCATCTCAGAATGCAAAGCTCTATTTCACCGCTGGTATGAAAAAATCTCGAAACAGAGATGCTTACGAGGTTCTTAGAGATGGCATAAGCGTGGAAAAATTCTAA